A genomic stretch from Setaria viridis chromosome 1, Setaria_viridis_v4.0, whole genome shotgun sequence includes:
- the LOC117838350 gene encoding probable magnesium transporter NIPA2 isoform X2 has translation MVASLDNVRGLTLAMSSSAFIGSSFVIKKVGLKKAGDNGVRAASGGFSYLYEPLWWLGMITMILGEVANFAAYAFAPAVLVTPLGALSIIFSAVLAHFILKENLHMFGVVGCILCVVGSIGIVLHAPKERKIDSMKEIWHLATQPGFIVYSCVAVACVLFLIFRVVERSGHRLMLVYIAICSLMGSLTVISVKAVAIALKLSFSGSNQFIYVQTWFFIVVVTICCLVQLNYLNKDWASQTATQIATQLCGFVTIVAGTFLLHKTRDMGNPPPPDQVCLEEARECAPRSMNSSS, from the exons ATGGTGGCGTCTTTAGACAATGTGAGAGGCTTGACTTTGGCCATGTCATCTAGTGCATTCATTGGTTCAAGCTTTGTGATCAAGAAAGTTGGGCTGAAGAAGGCTGGCGATAATGGGGTGCGAGCAG CTTCTGGAGGCTTCTCATATCTGTATGAGCCGTTATGGTGGCTGGGAATGATAACTA TGATTCTGGGTGAGGTAGCCAACTTTGCAGCATATGCATTTGCCCCTGCTGTACTTGTTACTCCTCTAGGAGCTCTAAGCATCATATTTAG TGCAGTGCTCGCACACTTTATTCTGAAAGAGAATTTGCACATGTTTGGTGTTGTTGGTTGCATACTATGTGTTGTTGGTTCGATTGGTATAGTTTTGCATGCCCCAAAGGAGAGAAAGATTGACTCAATGAAGGAAATATGGCATCTTGCAACGCAGCCAG GTTTTATTGTTTATTCATGTGTGGCGGTAGCCTGTGTTCTTTTTTTGATATTCCGGGTGGTTGAACGCTCAGGACACAGGTTGATGCTGGTTTATATAGCAATCTGTTCATTAATGGGATCTCTTACG GTTATCAGTGTAAAAGCAGTTGCCATTGCTTTAAAGCTATCATTTAGTGGATCAAATCAATTCATCTACGTTCAGACATGGTTCTTCATAGTAGTTGTCACTATTTGCTGTTTGGTGCAGTTGAACTACCTAAACAAG GACTGGGCCTCACAAACCGCAACACAGATTGCGACGCAGCTATGTGGGTTTGTGACCATTGTTGCTGGGACCTTTCTACTCCACAAGACTAGGGATATGGGGAATCCACCACCGCCTGACCAAGTTTGCCTGGAAGAAGCTAGAGAATGTGCTCCACGATCAATGAACAGCTCTAGCTGA
- the LOC117838350 gene encoding probable magnesium transporter NIPA2 isoform X1, translating into MVASLDNVRGLTLAMSSSAFIGSSFVIKKVGLKKAGDNGVRAASGGFSYLYEPLWWLGMITMILGEVANFAAYAFAPAVLVTPLGALSIIFSAVLAHFILKENLHMFGVVGCILCVVGSIGIVLHAPKERKIDSMKEIWHLATQPGFIVYSCVAVACVLFLIFRVVERSGHRLMLVYIAICSLMGSLTVISVKAVAIALKLSFSGSNQFIYVQTWFFIVVVTICCLVQLNYLNKALDSFNTAVVSPVYYVMFTILTIFANMIMYKDWASQTATQIATQLCGFVTIVAGTFLLHKTRDMGNPPPPDQVCLEEARECAPRSMNSSS; encoded by the exons ATGGTGGCGTCTTTAGACAATGTGAGAGGCTTGACTTTGGCCATGTCATCTAGTGCATTCATTGGTTCAAGCTTTGTGATCAAGAAAGTTGGGCTGAAGAAGGCTGGCGATAATGGGGTGCGAGCAG CTTCTGGAGGCTTCTCATATCTGTATGAGCCGTTATGGTGGCTGGGAATGATAACTA TGATTCTGGGTGAGGTAGCCAACTTTGCAGCATATGCATTTGCCCCTGCTGTACTTGTTACTCCTCTAGGAGCTCTAAGCATCATATTTAG TGCAGTGCTCGCACACTTTATTCTGAAAGAGAATTTGCACATGTTTGGTGTTGTTGGTTGCATACTATGTGTTGTTGGTTCGATTGGTATAGTTTTGCATGCCCCAAAGGAGAGAAAGATTGACTCAATGAAGGAAATATGGCATCTTGCAACGCAGCCAG GTTTTATTGTTTATTCATGTGTGGCGGTAGCCTGTGTTCTTTTTTTGATATTCCGGGTGGTTGAACGCTCAGGACACAGGTTGATGCTGGTTTATATAGCAATCTGTTCATTAATGGGATCTCTTACG GTTATCAGTGTAAAAGCAGTTGCCATTGCTTTAAAGCTATCATTTAGTGGATCAAATCAATTCATCTACGTTCAGACATGGTTCTTCATAGTAGTTGTCACTATTTGCTGTTTGGTGCAGTTGAACTACCTAAACAAG GCTTTGGACTCGTTCAACACGGCTGTGGTTTCTCCTGTATACTATGTGATGTTCACCATTCTTACCATTTTTGCTAACATGATTATGTATAAG GACTGGGCCTCACAAACCGCAACACAGATTGCGACGCAGCTATGTGGGTTTGTGACCATTGTTGCTGGGACCTTTCTACTCCACAAGACTAGGGATATGGGGAATCCACCACCGCCTGACCAAGTTTGCCTGGAAGAAGCTAGAGAATGTGCTCCACGATCAATGAACAGCTCTAGCTGA